The Irregularibacter muris genome contains a region encoding:
- a CDS encoding response regulator: MKVILIDDEPIALELLKSLLSPYPDIEIVGAYTQPMVALKKMKDTRPDVIFLDIEMGSINGLEIVEYFIRERNSIEVAFITAYSKYAVDAFEINAIDYLLKPIQQKRLDKTIKRLRDRFNQKEKPAEEIDNCLKVDCFDSFHVMDSKGRPLIWRTKKSKELFAYLLVYKTTPIPKDVITERIFPDKSLEQASTLIHTTIYQIRKNLEKLGFENSILYYNGKYQLNVPIDYDFDRLKDILDCNHHDPQDIEEIINLYKGDFLKYEGYHWALGIQADVKQSVLDILIHFTNTQLEANSRSFILRRTLEFLYKIEPFDDNIAENIIQYYAQQGNSNKLKQFFRNYAQELQQELNIKPKESTIQLYKKHIESITKPLS, from the coding sequence ATGAAGGTTATATTAATCGATGATGAACCCATTGCATTAGAGTTACTAAAATCTTTACTATCCCCATACCCAGACATTGAAATAGTAGGTGCTTATACTCAACCAATGGTTGCTCTTAAAAAAATGAAAGATACTAGGCCAGATGTTATCTTTTTAGACATTGAAATGGGCTCAATCAATGGATTGGAAATAGTAGAATATTTTATAAGGGAAAGGAACTCTATTGAGGTTGCTTTCATAACAGCCTATTCAAAATATGCGGTAGATGCTTTTGAAATCAATGCTATTGATTATTTATTAAAACCTATTCAACAAAAACGACTGGATAAAACCATTAAAAGATTAAGAGATCGATTCAACCAGAAGGAGAAGCCAGCGGAAGAAATAGACAATTGTTTAAAGGTAGATTGTTTTGATTCTTTTCATGTCATGGATTCCAAGGGTAGACCGTTGATTTGGCGAACAAAAAAGAGTAAGGAACTCTTTGCATATCTTTTAGTGTATAAAACAACACCTATACCTAAGGATGTAATTACCGAAAGGATTTTTCCAGATAAAAGTCTTGAGCAGGCAAGTACTCTGATTCATACAACAATTTATCAAATAAGAAAAAATTTAGAAAAACTAGGATTTGAAAATAGTATCCTTTATTATAATGGAAAGTATCAACTAAATGTACCCATAGATTATGATTTTGATCGATTAAAAGATATACTTGATTGTAATCATCATGATCCCCAAGATATCGAAGAGATTATAAACTTGTATAAAGGAGATTTTTTAAAATATGAAGGATACCATTGGGCTTTAGGGATTCAAGCGGATGTAAAACAATCTGTCTTAGATATCCTTATTCATTTTACCAACACTCAATTAGAAGCAAATAGCCGCTCCTTTATTTTACGAAGAACTTTAGAGTTCCTATATAAAATAGAACCCTTTGACGATAATATTGCTGAAAATATCATTCAATATTATGCTCAACAAGGGAATAGCAATAAATTAAAACAATTTTTTAGGAATTATGCCCAAGAGTTGCAACAAGAATTAAATATAAAACCAAAGGAAAGCACAATACAATTATATAAAAAGCATATTGAGTCTATTACAAAGCCTCTATCATAA